In Rubrivirga sp. SAORIC476, the following proteins share a genomic window:
- a CDS encoding JAB domain-containing protein: MATQNPEASRLTSLNLRVLRDIEAKMPEGGDRYDGEPVVPQPSLDRRERYHARRLAVRGRLRRLESDAPWFARRTVLYSSVAEPSVTDPQSVVREPAGVLRQPEVHVGGTVHGAYRDALFSGVPLYTTRLVRERTFSFPTRDQVRSPADAAVVLAEYFSDRDREEFVVAFLDTANTLTGLHVASVGGLAASIVEPRQVFKAAVLANAAAVLLAHNHPSGNPEPSREDVAVTRQLVEAGKVMGIPVHDHLIRATRYR, translated from the coding sequence ATGGCAACCCAGAACCCCGAGGCCTCGCGCCTCACGTCGCTCAACCTCCGTGTGCTCCGCGACATCGAGGCCAAGATGCCCGAGGGCGGCGACCGCTACGACGGCGAGCCCGTCGTCCCCCAGCCCTCGCTCGACCGCCGCGAGCGGTACCACGCCCGGCGGCTCGCCGTGCGCGGGCGGCTCCGCCGCCTGGAGTCCGACGCGCCGTGGTTCGCACGCCGAACCGTGCTCTACAGCTCGGTGGCTGAGCCGTCGGTGACCGACCCTCAATCCGTCGTCCGAGAGCCCGCTGGCGTGCTCCGCCAGCCCGAGGTGCACGTCGGGGGCACCGTCCACGGTGCTTATCGCGACGCATTGTTCTCCGGCGTCCCACTCTACACGACCCGGCTCGTCCGCGAGCGGACGTTCTCGTTCCCGACGCGCGACCAGGTCCGCTCGCCCGCCGACGCGGCCGTCGTGCTCGCGGAGTACTTCTCGGACCGCGACCGCGAGGAGTTCGTCGTCGCTTTTCTGGATACGGCGAACACGCTGACCGGGCTCCACGTGGCCTCCGTCGGCGGGCTGGCGGCGTCGATCGTCGAGCCGAGGCAGGTATTCAAGGCGGCCGTGCTCGCGAACGCCGCTGCCGTGCTGTTGGCGCACAACCACCCGTCGGGCAACCCGGAGCCGAGCCGGGAAGACGTGGCCGTGACGCGCCAGCTCGTCGAGGCGGGCAAGGTCATGGGCATCCCGGTCCACGACCACCTCATCCGTGCGACTCGTTATCGCTAA
- the ltrA gene encoding group II intron reverse transcriptase/maturase encodes MEPERRQPEERHTEGWSDTDWARVQRGVFRLQVRIYRAADRGDWTQVRNLQRLMLRSWNARLLAVRKVTQDNRGRRTAGVDGVKNVPPRKRLALAESLGHPEWKADPARRVYIPKANGSERPLGIPTMRDRALQALVKLGLEPEWEAKFEPNSYGFRPGRSAHDAVDAIANSITSKAKYVLDADISGCFDHIDHDYLVRKLGTIPAYERLIREWLKSGVVRDGRWSPTASGTPQGGVISPLLSNVALHGLETEIRTRFDTDRKKAAVIRYADDFVILHQDRETMEEIRGAVVAWLAKAGLRLNEEKTRVVHTLDGAPPDGATLDGEDGARAGFDFLGFSFRQHYVGRHRAARDNHGRTLPFETAITPSKGAQKRHLDQLGQILKRSWHLDADAVVRRLNPVVRGWTAYYRHVSSKATFARVEHQLAHKLRRWSYRKHPKAAKRALMGRYWDGYTFRGEQDTLTHHGLTPIVRHAKVRGSKSPFDGDWPYWSLRFQKGYAGRSRALALRRRQGGRCEYCGLYFQDGDAVEVHHRDRDRRNNRTGNLALMHGHCHDAEHATSGAHDKGRRVEEPGAVKVARPVLNRRWGGRPPHRP; translated from the coding sequence ATGGAGCCCGAACGGCGACAGCCCGAAGAGCGACATACGGAAGGTTGGAGCGACACCGACTGGGCGCGAGTCCAGCGCGGCGTGTTCCGGTTGCAGGTGCGTATCTACCGAGCCGCAGATCGTGGCGACTGGACGCAGGTTCGCAACTTGCAGCGTTTGATGCTGCGGTCCTGGAACGCGAGGCTCCTCGCGGTCAGGAAGGTGACTCAGGACAACCGAGGCCGGCGCACGGCCGGGGTGGACGGCGTCAAGAACGTCCCCCCACGCAAGCGCCTCGCCCTCGCGGAGTCCCTGGGTCATCCCGAGTGGAAGGCCGATCCGGCCCGACGGGTGTACATCCCGAAGGCCAACGGATCGGAGAGACCGCTCGGAATCCCGACCATGCGAGACCGAGCCCTGCAAGCCCTGGTGAAACTGGGGCTGGAACCCGAGTGGGAGGCCAAGTTCGAGCCGAACAGCTACGGGTTCCGACCAGGACGGAGCGCTCACGATGCGGTAGACGCGATCGCCAACTCCATCACGTCGAAGGCGAAGTACGTCTTGGACGCGGACATCAGCGGTTGCTTCGACCACATCGACCACGACTACCTCGTTCGCAAGCTGGGGACCATCCCGGCGTACGAGCGGCTGATCCGGGAGTGGCTCAAGTCCGGCGTCGTACGCGACGGCCGGTGGAGCCCCACGGCATCGGGCACCCCACAGGGCGGGGTCATCTCGCCCCTTCTCTCCAACGTCGCCCTGCACGGGCTGGAGACCGAGATCCGAACGCGCTTCGACACGGACCGCAAGAAGGCGGCCGTGATCCGATACGCCGACGACTTCGTGATCCTGCACCAGGACCGGGAGACGATGGAGGAGATCCGGGGGGCGGTCGTCGCGTGGCTTGCGAAGGCAGGTCTACGTCTCAACGAGGAGAAAACCCGCGTCGTCCACACCCTCGACGGGGCGCCCCCCGATGGGGCGACCCTCGATGGGGAGGACGGAGCGCGGGCTGGCTTTGACTTTCTCGGGTTCTCGTTCCGGCAGCACTACGTCGGAAGGCACAGGGCCGCGAGAGACAATCACGGCCGGACCCTCCCCTTTGAGACCGCGATCACGCCGAGCAAGGGAGCGCAGAAGCGGCACCTTGATCAGCTTGGGCAGATCCTCAAGCGGTCGTGGCACCTCGACGCGGACGCGGTGGTGCGTCGGCTCAACCCCGTCGTCCGGGGGTGGACCGCGTACTACCGGCACGTCAGCTCGAAGGCCACGTTCGCCAGGGTCGAGCACCAGCTCGCCCACAAGCTCCGCCGGTGGAGCTACCGGAAGCACCCCAAAGCGGCCAAACGGGCGCTGATGGGGAGGTATTGGGACGGCTACACCTTCCGAGGAGAACAGGACACGCTCACTCACCACGGCCTGACGCCCATCGTGCGTCACGCGAAGGTGAGAGGGAGCAAGAGCCCGTTCGACGGAGACTGGCCGTATTGGTCCCTTCGCTTCCAGAAGGGCTACGCCGGGCGGTCCCGGGCGCTGGCGCTGCGCAGGCGGCAAGGCGGACGCTGCGAGTACTGCGGACTCTACTTCCAGGACGGCGACGCCGTGGAGGTCCACCACAGGGACAGGGACCGGCGGAACAACCGCACGGGCAACCTGGCCCTGATGCATGGGCACTGCCACGACGCCGAACACGCCACGAGCGGTGCCCATGACAAGGGCCGTCGGGTCGAGGAGCCGGGTGCGGTGAAAGTCGCACGCCCGGTTCTGAATCGGCGGTGGGGAGGGCGACCTCCCCACCGACCGTGA